In Prescottella soli, a genomic segment contains:
- a CDS encoding vWA domain-containing protein, translating into MTVSSELDSEKIYAARLHAARARPYLATALYALHIVASPRVPTMGVDRHWRCYVSPAFVAQRPVDELASMLVHEVSHLLRDHHGRSDRYARAHDLTGRADRLRMNIAADAEINDDTFGDGLPTPDDAVLPSTLGLPGGQLMEDYLSQFRLGPCTDGLTWLDCGSGADGLCREWELGPDGANGLSAQQRDAVRFRVAHGIVGRPGQAPRGWQRWAEEALHPTQPWRALLGAAIRTATSSSGTGENYTYRRPARRSAAVPGAVLPSLRRTPPRVSVVVDTSASVSDAELGSALLEVAAITRAVGGRRDLVTVVSCDAAARVVHPLCHAEEIPLFGGGGTDLRTGFARVLHGRPRPDVIVVLTDGETPWPSSRPGCRTVVGLFPRIRPRGWQDDDYVPDLPPEWAQVVEIGTPRA; encoded by the coding sequence ATGACGGTGTCGTCGGAGCTCGACTCCGAGAAGATCTACGCCGCCCGGCTGCACGCCGCCCGCGCGCGGCCCTACTTGGCGACCGCCCTGTATGCGCTGCACATCGTCGCGTCGCCCCGCGTGCCGACCATGGGTGTGGACCGGCACTGGCGCTGCTACGTCTCGCCCGCTTTCGTCGCCCAGCGGCCGGTGGATGAGCTGGCTTCGATGTTGGTCCACGAGGTGTCGCATCTGCTGCGCGATCACCACGGCCGCAGCGACCGCTACGCCCGCGCACATGACCTGACCGGCCGCGCCGATCGGCTGCGGATGAATATCGCCGCCGATGCGGAGATCAACGACGACACGTTCGGAGACGGATTGCCGACACCCGACGATGCCGTTCTGCCGTCGACCCTGGGACTGCCGGGCGGCCAGCTCATGGAGGACTATCTGAGCCAGTTCCGCCTCGGTCCCTGTACCGACGGGCTGACGTGGCTCGATTGTGGCAGCGGCGCCGACGGGCTGTGCCGGGAGTGGGAGCTGGGTCCCGACGGGGCGAACGGGCTCAGTGCCCAGCAACGCGACGCGGTCCGGTTCCGGGTGGCGCACGGCATCGTCGGTCGGCCCGGCCAGGCACCCCGCGGATGGCAGCGGTGGGCGGAGGAAGCCCTGCACCCGACACAGCCGTGGCGAGCCCTGCTGGGCGCGGCGATCCGCACGGCCACATCCTCTTCCGGCACCGGCGAGAACTACACCTACCGTCGCCCGGCGCGGCGCTCCGCCGCCGTGCCCGGCGCGGTTCTGCCGAGCCTGCGGCGCACCCCACCCCGGGTCAGCGTCGTCGTCGACACGTCGGCGTCGGTCAGCGACGCGGAACTGGGCAGCGCGCTGCTCGAGGTGGCCGCCATCACGCGGGCCGTGGGCGGGCGCCGCGACCTGGTCACGGTGGTGTCGTGCGACGCGGCGGCCCGGGTCGTGCACCCGTTGTGCCACGCCGAGGAGATTCCGCTGTTCGGGGGCGGTGGTACCGATCTGCGCACCGGATTCGCCAGGGTGCTGCACGGTCGGCCCCGCCCGGACGTGATCGTCGTCCTCACCGACGGGGAGACGCCCTGGCCCAGCAGCCGGCCCGGGTGCCGGACGGTCGTCGGTCTGTTTCCTCGGATTCGCCCGAGGGGTTGGCAGGACGACGACTACGTTCCCGACCTGCCACCGGAATGGGCGCAAGTGGTGGAGATCGGCACACCTCGGGCCTGA
- the asnB gene encoding asparagine synthase (glutamine-hydrolyzing), giving the protein MCGIAGWVSFDSDLTRQQSVIDAMTDTMALRGPDGSGTFVRTHAGLGHRRLAIIDLPGGVQPMSVSTPAGDVGMVYTGETYNYRELRDQLRALGHSFRTDSDAEVVLHAYLQWGESVVDRLNGMYALAIWDQREEKLVMIRDRMGIKPLYYYPTPDGVLFGSEPKAILANPLARKAVDLDGVRELFAMTKEPRRSLWKGMYELRPGTLIRVDRNGIHERTYWRLEAVEHTDSRVESVERVRDLLTDIVDRQLISDVPRCVLLSGGLDSSAITGLAAASLARHGEQLRTFSVDFLHQEQNFVPDEVRDTPDSPYAREVAALVGSAHNDVMLNSADLLDLSVRRAVISARDMPGLGDMDLSLYLLFKAIREQSTVALSGESADEVFGGYPWFHDERAVNADAFPWMAFTGAHTDDAHWDVLNPELRERLDIDSYIADQYTAACAEVEHLPGESEVEYRMREACYLHLTRFVRILLDRKDRVSMAAGLEVRVPFCDHRLVEYVYNTPWPLKTFDGREKSLLRHAAKHVLPQSVVDRVKSGYPLTQDPAYATNLQQLAKEILAEANSPLFDLIDRTWMQQLVAQDPMRMDPATRASLDRAVDIYTWLDLYKPELQLD; this is encoded by the coding sequence ATGTGTGGAATCGCAGGCTGGGTGTCGTTCGACTCCGACCTGACCCGACAGCAGAGTGTCATCGACGCGATGACCGACACGATGGCTTTGCGCGGGCCGGACGGCAGCGGCACTTTCGTACGCACTCACGCGGGGCTCGGGCATCGGCGGCTGGCCATTATCGATCTGCCCGGTGGGGTGCAGCCGATGAGCGTGAGCACCCCCGCTGGGGACGTCGGAATGGTGTACACGGGGGAGACGTACAACTACCGGGAACTGCGTGATCAGCTTCGGGCTCTGGGTCATTCGTTCCGCACCGACAGTGATGCCGAGGTGGTTCTCCACGCATACCTGCAGTGGGGCGAGAGCGTCGTCGATCGCCTCAACGGCATGTACGCCTTAGCGATCTGGGACCAGCGCGAGGAGAAGCTGGTGATGATCCGAGACCGCATGGGCATCAAGCCGCTCTACTACTACCCGACACCGGACGGTGTCCTCTTCGGGTCGGAGCCCAAGGCAATTCTGGCGAACCCGTTGGCGCGCAAAGCCGTCGATCTGGACGGGGTTCGTGAGCTGTTCGCCATGACCAAGGAGCCGCGCAGGTCGTTATGGAAGGGCATGTACGAGTTGCGGCCCGGCACGCTGATCCGGGTTGATCGCAATGGAATTCACGAGCGCACCTACTGGCGCCTGGAGGCGGTCGAGCACACCGACAGCAGGGTGGAGTCCGTCGAGCGGGTGCGGGATCTGCTCACCGACATCGTCGACCGGCAGCTGATCTCCGATGTGCCTCGTTGCGTATTGCTCTCGGGTGGGCTGGATTCCAGCGCCATCACCGGTCTGGCCGCGGCGAGTCTCGCGCGCCACGGCGAGCAACTGCGCACCTTCTCGGTGGACTTTCTCCATCAAGAGCAGAACTTCGTCCCCGACGAGGTACGCGACACCCCCGACTCGCCGTACGCGCGCGAGGTCGCGGCGTTGGTGGGGTCCGCACATAACGACGTGATGCTGAATTCGGCCGATCTGCTCGATCTTTCAGTGCGGCGTGCGGTGATCAGCGCGCGCGACATGCCCGGACTCGGCGATATGGATCTATCGCTTTACCTGCTGTTCAAGGCGATTCGCGAGCAGTCGACAGTGGCGTTGTCGGGTGAATCGGCCGACGAGGTGTTCGGCGGCTACCCGTGGTTCCACGACGAGAGGGCGGTCAATGCAGACGCCTTCCCGTGGATGGCCTTCACCGGCGCGCACACCGACGACGCCCACTGGGACGTCCTGAATCCGGAGCTGCGCGAAAGGTTGGATATCGACAGCTACATTGCCGACCAATACACCGCGGCGTGCGCGGAGGTGGAACACCTGCCCGGCGAATCCGAGGTCGAATACCGCATGCGCGAGGCGTGCTACCTCCATCTGACCCGGTTCGTGCGGATCCTGCTGGACCGCAAGGATCGCGTATCGATGGCGGCCGGCCTGGAGGTTCGGGTGCCGTTCTGCGATCATCGCCTCGTCGAATACGTCTACAACACTCCGTGGCCGCTGAAGACCTTCGACGGCCGCGAAAAGAGCCTGCTGCGCCACGCCGCGAAACATGTGCTCCCGCAATCGGTCGTCGACCGTGTGAAGAGCGGGTACCCCTTGACACAGGATCCCGCTTACGCGACGAACCTGCAGCAGCTCGCGAAGGAGATCCTGGCTGAGGCCAATTCGCCGCTGTTCGACCTGATCGACCGGACCTGGATGCAACAGCTGGTGGCACAAGATCCGATGCGGATGGATCCCGCCACCCGGGCGAGCCTGGATCGCGCGGTCGACATCTACACCTGGTTGGACCTGTATAAGCCGGAGCTGCAACTGGATTGA
- a CDS encoding NDMA-dependent alcohol dehydrogenase, which yields MKTKGALLWGINDKWSVEEIELGDPVAGEVQIRMEAAGMCHSDHHIVTGATPMASYPAMGGHEGAGVVIKVGDGVKDLEVGDHVVLSFIPACGRCPSCSSGHSNVCDLGMGLLSGQAIADGSYRIQARGENVIPMSLLGTFSPYMTVHESQAVKIEKDIPFELAALVGCGVPTGWGSATHIAEVEPGDSVAIIGVGGVGMSALQGAVASGARHVFAIDPVPFKREQALAFGATHAFPSMEEAIAPIMEITWGRMCQKTIITVGEMKGEYIDPALTLTAKNGRCVVTAMGHMADMDVKLNSFTFAMLQKSLRGNIYGGCNTRVDIPNLLNLYRAGLLNLEDMVTNTYSLEQLNEGYRDMLDGKNIRGVIRYTEADW from the coding sequence ATGAAGACCAAGGGTGCGTTGCTGTGGGGTATCAACGACAAGTGGTCGGTCGAAGAGATCGAACTCGGTGATCCGGTCGCCGGCGAGGTGCAGATCCGGATGGAAGCCGCCGGCATGTGCCACTCCGACCACCACATCGTCACCGGTGCGACGCCGATGGCGTCCTACCCTGCGATGGGTGGCCACGAGGGCGCGGGTGTGGTCATCAAGGTCGGCGATGGGGTCAAGGATCTCGAGGTGGGCGACCACGTCGTGCTCTCGTTCATCCCGGCGTGCGGGCGCTGCCCGTCGTGTTCGTCGGGACATTCGAACGTCTGCGATCTCGGTATGGGGCTGCTCAGCGGTCAGGCCATTGCCGACGGCAGCTACCGCATCCAGGCACGCGGGGAGAACGTCATCCCGATGAGCCTGCTCGGCACCTTCTCGCCGTACATGACCGTCCACGAGTCCCAGGCCGTGAAGATCGAGAAGGACATCCCGTTCGAGCTCGCGGCCCTCGTCGGCTGCGGTGTCCCGACCGGTTGGGGTTCGGCGACACACATCGCCGAGGTCGAGCCGGGTGACTCGGTCGCGATCATCGGCGTCGGCGGTGTCGGCATGAGCGCACTGCAGGGCGCCGTCGCGTCGGGCGCCCGCCACGTGTTCGCGATCGACCCGGTTCCGTTCAAGCGCGAGCAGGCCCTCGCGTTCGGTGCCACGCACGCCTTCCCGTCGATGGAAGAGGCGATCGCGCCGATCATGGAGATCACGTGGGGCCGCATGTGCCAGAAGACCATCATCACGGTCGGTGAGATGAAGGGTGAGTACATCGACCCGGCCCTCACCCTCACGGCCAAGAACGGCCGCTGCGTCGTCACCGCCATGGGCCACATGGCCGACATGGACGTCAAGCTCAACTCCTTCACCTTCGCGATGCTGCAGAAGAGCCTGCGGGGCAACATCTACGGTGGCTGCAACACCCGCGTCGACATCCCGAACCTGCTGAACCTGTACCGGGCGGGTCTGCTCAACCTCGAGGACATGGTCACCAACACCTACTCGCTCGAGCAGCTCAACGAGGGCTACCGGGACATGCTCGACGGCAAGAACATCCGCGGCGTCATCCGCTACACCGAAGCAGACTGGTAG
- a CDS encoding RNA polymerase sigma factor gives MDTDVLREVPGPRDNELIARSLTDPDAFAGIFDRHFGTIHRYLARRAGNDAADDLASDVFVVAFGRRAGFDLAYEHALPWLYGIAGNLLNSNRRRLGRDIALLARHPRPDGPLPFEDRVDASIDARREVRALERRLRRLSQADLDTLLLYAWEDLSYPEIAEALQIPVGTVRSRLNRLRRKLREPEPDELTRTGRQQTEPGQGDGHG, from the coding sequence GTGGACACTGATGTACTCCGTGAGGTCCCTGGCCCGCGAGACAATGAGCTGATTGCCCGGTCGCTGACGGATCCGGACGCCTTCGCGGGGATCTTCGATCGCCACTTCGGCACGATTCATCGCTATCTCGCTCGTCGAGCGGGGAACGATGCGGCGGATGATCTCGCCTCGGATGTGTTTGTGGTGGCGTTCGGTCGGCGGGCCGGTTTCGACCTGGCCTACGAGCACGCGCTGCCCTGGCTGTACGGAATTGCCGGCAACCTTCTGAACTCGAACCGTCGCCGCCTGGGCCGGGACATCGCCTTGCTCGCCCGTCACCCGAGGCCCGATGGCCCGTTGCCGTTCGAGGACCGGGTCGACGCCTCGATCGACGCCCGCCGCGAGGTCCGCGCGCTCGAGCGCCGGCTGCGGCGACTCTCGCAGGCGGATCTCGACACGCTGCTGCTCTACGCGTGGGAAGACCTCAGCTATCCCGAGATCGCCGAGGCGTTGCAGATCCCTGTCGGAACCGTGCGTTCGCGCTTGAACCGGCTCCGCCGCAAGCTGCGTGAACCGGAACCCGACGAACTCACAAGAACAGGGCGACAGCAGACCGAACCGGGGCAGGGAGATGGACATGGGTGA